A segment of the Mercurialis annua linkage group LG4, ddMerAnnu1.2, whole genome shotgun sequence genome:
TCAGGTTGAAAATGAAGCAAATGTGTCCTCGTCCTCGTCCTCGCGGAGCCTAATCAGGACTTTAAACCTCTGACCAAAAATAGATTTGACAAGTGATTCAtcatcctcttcttcttcttctactaaCTTCTTCTTCTTGTCTGCCAAAACATGAAGCAGTGTTTCTGAACCAACAACTTTGGCCTGTCTACACTTCAAACGCTGCAACTCATCAAGTTGATTCTCAATACGCATTCTCCTCTTATTATCCAAACTCTTATTCTCCAAGAGTTTCATTGCATCGTCCATCTCTTCATGCTGACACTCATCTCTCCATGCTTCAAAATTTCGACTAGCGCCAATCTCGACGACATAATCACTATGTTGAGGATCAGTCTTAAACATGATCTCAGCCTTGCAGTGGGTGCACTTCAAATAAAATCTGTGAATAGAGATAATATTAAGATATTTTTCTTGAGCTATTTCCTTAATCATATCAAATTTAGTGcctttataaatataattaccgcAGGAATTGCAGCGGATGCTCATAGGAAGCATCATCCGAACCTTCATCGCATCATTCAGTGCTCCTCGACGCCGGGGTAGTTTGGACGCATCAAATTCAGGGGGGTAGTATTTATTTATCCCTTTTCTTACTCCCATCTTATTTGTTGATCACAAAAGATGACTACTTGTAGGCAACCCTAAAATGAGAGTGCAAAAAAAAGTAGATGGTGAAAGATTTAACACACAACCCTAAGatacaatttatatatatatgatatatactGATCCTTCTACCTAAtcaaatgtattttttatgtgCGGCACTTGAGCTAATTAAATCTATAATACAAtattatataaacaaatttagttattatgaattataaaataattccaattGTGGAATATAGTTATCTTATAGGGCCCTCATAGTTGCTGAGGGGGTCCGAACTCCGAAGACTGAAAAATGAGTTATTTATCAGCCAAGTATTCGTCGTACGACTAGATCTAATTTCCAGAAAAGAAATAGAATAATAGTACAAGAATGGCAATTTATTAGTCATATTACCTTATAAAATTCATTGAAAACATTTCTCAGAAATCCCATTTACTGCATGTCCACCAACAACAACATATACATTCGCCATTCGATAACTTTGGCTGCACTGGATCTGCCACATCATGTTTCCCCTCTTCCTCCTGTTTTTATTCTTCCTTCCAGCAAACGATTTGGTTTCTTTATCAGAATCTTCAACTCCAATATCTTCAACTACTGATTTTACCTGATTTAATTAACAGTTGagctttgacaaaaaaaaattaacagttGAGCAACTGAGTATGGCAAACATTGTCAAGAATCCTCATTTCCTTCAGCTTCTGTTCTAACAAGTCAAGATCCTCCGAGCCATACTCCGCATTTATGGTATGATCAGCTGTTTAACATGTCTAATAGATGGCTTTAAACTGCACTGATGGCAGAGAAAATTAAGTTAATACAGGACTGAGTCTGAAAATCTTAGCAGTGATGATCGGACAATCTTACCTCCTCGTCAATAATCTTAATGATCTCTATATGTCGTAGAAGCAACTCCTGAAGCAATCCAAACTCCCTATCTCCAAAACCTTTGACAGAACTGTGTGGTTCATGTAAGCGACAGTTCTGCTATAAAACCACAGAAGCAGACAGAATATTAACTCTTGCACTTAATTAATTCATTGCAATATCCATTAAATTATACCTCGTAATATTTCAAGGTTCGTTCCAGCTCAACCCCTTGACATCCAACAAGATCCCAATTAGTTCGGGTAAGCAAAGAGTTAGGTGAGTATCATTCATTTGTACTGCAACTTTATCCGGAAAAGTTTCCCAATTGAAAGGTTCCCTTGATCTTCTCTCAAACCAAGCAATTATATCTTGTAGAGATGCAGAGCATCAAGTATATTTTTGCTTCAGCAGTACTAAAATTATCCCTATAAACTCTGTGGTTGCAAGTTAGAACCCCAATTAAGGTAGGGGAGAAAACGaacaaatttcattttattaccGCACAAACAGAACAGGTTAATAAGAGCTTCTCAGCGTTTTCGAGGGCAGCATATGCTTTGGCGCGATATAGAACTTGGATTACTCCATTAAACAATGTCAATAGACTCGGTTGGTTCTGCAAACTCAGCTTGATGGCCAGGAGCTCCACAATATCAAAGCTGTAAATACTGTGTGTACAAGTAGCAGCAAGCATCAAAAGGACATAAAATACTTTCAATTATGTAAATGCAATTTTCATTTGCAGTTAAAACGACACAATATATAATTCCTCAAGTTGAATCATCCCTTAATAGTGGCATGTAATTTGTCAAGAATCCGCCAAGTTACAGCGTCAGGGACAACACCGTTTTTTCGCATTTCTGCTACAATTTGGTAAGCTTCTCTTTTCATACCTAACTTGCAAGCACTGTCAATCACAATATT
Coding sequences within it:
- the LOC126678349 gene encoding uncharacterized protein LOC126678349 — protein: MGVRKGINKYYPPEFDASKLPRRRGALNDAMKVRMMLPMSIRCNSCGNYIYKGTKFDMIKEIAQEKYLNIISIHRFYLKCTHCKAEIMFKTDPQHSDYVVEIGASRNFEAWRDECQHEEMDDAMKLLENKSLDNKRRMRIENQLDELQRLKCRQAKVVGSETLLHVLADKKKKLVEEEEEDDESLVKSIFGQRFKVLIRLREDEDEDTFASFST